From a region of the Gordonia sp. PP30 genome:
- a CDS encoding molybdenum cofactor biosynthesis protein MoaE has product MSDILSRPLDPRDCEQRVLTDADGALVTFSGVVRDHHGGRAVAALRYEAHPEADRFLQAVLARHRAGDIRVAAQHRVGDLAIGEIAVVVAVAAPHRGDAFAVCERVIDEIKTNVPIWKHEAYADGDRAWVNACQT; this is encoded by the coding sequence GTGAGTGACATCCTGTCCCGGCCGCTCGATCCGCGGGACTGCGAACAGCGGGTCCTGACCGACGCCGACGGCGCACTGGTGACCTTCAGCGGCGTGGTCCGCGACCATCACGGCGGCCGGGCCGTCGCCGCCCTCCGGTACGAGGCGCACCCCGAAGCCGACCGCTTTCTGCAAGCGGTCCTGGCGCGCCATCGCGCCGGCGACATCCGCGTCGCCGCGCAACATCGGGTGGGCGACCTCGCCATCGGCGAGATCGCCGTCGTCGTCGCGGTCGCCGCGCCGCACCGGGGCGACGCGTTCGCCGTCTGCGAGCGAGTGATCGACGAGATCAAGACAAACGTCCCGATCTGGAAGCACGAGGCATATGCTGACGGCGACCGCGCCTGGGTCAACGCCTGCCAGACGTGA
- a CDS encoding type II toxin-antitoxin system VapC family toxin — protein sequence MNFVLDTNVLSELRKSERTASPAVRAWISARVDAQLYLSVVTVLEIEVGIGRIERRDRVQADRLRRWLDDEVLDAFRGRILPVDLEVARRAARRHVPDPSPERDALIAATALVHDMSVVTRNTADFSATGARVINPWTD from the coding sequence GTGAACTTCGTTCTCGATACCAACGTCCTGAGCGAACTACGCAAGTCCGAGCGCACAGCCTCCCCGGCCGTTCGAGCCTGGATTTCGGCACGCGTGGATGCGCAGCTCTATCTGAGCGTGGTCACGGTCCTCGAGATCGAAGTAGGAATCGGGCGAATCGAGCGACGTGATCGAGTTCAGGCTGATCGGCTCCGGCGGTGGCTTGACGACGAGGTACTCGACGCCTTTCGCGGCCGGATCCTGCCGGTGGACCTCGAGGTCGCACGGCGCGCGGCGAGACGTCATGTTCCGGACCCCAGCCCGGAACGAGATGCGTTGATCGCGGCGACGGCTCTTGTCCATGACATGTCGGTGGTCACTCGGAACACCGCGGATTTCTCGGCAACGGGTGCCCGGGTGATCAACCCCTGGACGGACTGA
- a CDS encoding MoaD/ThiS family protein — MAETITVTYFAGLAEATGCHRERLDVAEATVDGLRAAVARRHGRDAGALAAASSVLDGDELLRDPAAPIGAAVDLLPPFAGG, encoded by the coding sequence GTGGCTGAGACCATCACCGTCACCTATTTCGCGGGCCTCGCCGAGGCCACCGGCTGCCACCGCGAACGGCTCGACGTCGCCGAGGCCACCGTCGACGGCCTGCGTGCGGCCGTCGCCCGGCGGCACGGACGCGACGCCGGAGCACTCGCCGCGGCCAGTTCGGTGCTCGACGGCGACGAACTGCTGCGCGACCCGGCGGCGCCGATCGGGGCCGCCGTCGATCTGCTCCCGCCCTTCGCCGGTGGATGA
- the moaCB gene encoding bifunctional molybdenum cofactor biosynthesis protein MoaC/MoaB, with product MAADLTGSPEPAGPGGLTHLRADGTAAMVDVSAKAVTVRTAVAEGRFHTTAAVIDAVRGGGVAKGDVLATARIAGIQGAKRTSELIPLCHPLPLSKVAVDLMLEPESVAITATATTTGRTGVEMEALTAVTVAGLTLHDMVKALDPAAELTCVRLREKTGGRRGHWTRDDTPPVPAPAPPAGRPPLHPTTRAAVLVSSTRIAAGERTDRTGPVIAGWLAARGFDVDGVTVVADVDIDGALRAALAAFPAVIVTTGGTGPTADDLVPEATAAVLTTEVPGIAEAIRDRGRGATPLASLSRGLAGFAGGTFVVNLPGSPGGVADGLDVLGPILDHLVELAAGRGHRE from the coding sequence GTGGCCGCTGACCTGACCGGCTCCCCCGAGCCCGCCGGCCCGGGCGGACTGACACACCTGCGCGCCGACGGCACCGCCGCGATGGTCGACGTCTCGGCGAAGGCCGTCACCGTCCGCACCGCCGTCGCCGAGGGCCGCTTCCACACCACCGCCGCGGTGATCGACGCCGTGCGGGGCGGCGGCGTCGCCAAGGGGGATGTGCTCGCCACCGCACGGATCGCCGGGATCCAGGGCGCCAAACGGACCAGCGAGCTGATTCCGCTCTGCCATCCGCTGCCGCTGTCGAAGGTGGCCGTCGACTTGATGCTGGAGCCCGAGTCCGTCGCCATCACCGCGACCGCCACCACCACCGGGCGGACCGGCGTCGAGATGGAGGCGCTCACCGCCGTCACCGTCGCCGGCCTGACCCTGCACGACATGGTGAAGGCCCTCGACCCGGCCGCCGAGCTGACCTGCGTCCGGCTGCGCGAGAAGACCGGCGGCCGGCGCGGCCATTGGACGCGGGACGACACCCCGCCCGTTCCCGCTCCGGCTCCGCCGGCCGGACGGCCCCCGCTGCACCCGACCACCCGGGCCGCGGTGCTGGTCTCCTCCACCCGGATCGCGGCCGGCGAGCGCACGGACCGGACCGGACCGGTGATCGCCGGCTGGCTCGCCGCCCGCGGATTCGACGTCGACGGCGTGACGGTGGTGGCCGATGTCGACATCGACGGTGCGCTGCGCGCCGCCCTCGCCGCGTTCCCCGCGGTGATCGTCACGACCGGCGGCACCGGCCCCACCGCCGACGACCTGGTGCCCGAGGCGACCGCCGCGGTCCTGACCACCGAGGTGCCCGGTATCGCCGAGGCGATCCGGGACCGCGGCCGCGGCGCCACGCCGCTCGCCTCGCTGAGCCGCGGGCTCGCCGGTTTCGCGGGCGGCACCTTCGTGGTGAATCTGCCCGGGTCCCCCGGCGGGGTCGCCGACGGGCTCGACGTCCTCGGGCCGATCCTGGACCACCTGGTCGAGCTGGCCGCCGGACGGGGGCATCGTGAGTGA
- the modB gene encoding molybdate ABC transporter permease subunit, protein MSGHRPNTGLPAPIAGVGILGAVVIVAPLVALAWAAPWGRMWSLLTASDAMAALGLSMGAGILATALAILLGVPLAAVLASDAIRPTRLVRLLVIVPMVMPPVVVGTALLTLLGRRGLLGRYLDAWFDWTPTYTFWAVVIAQLVVAMPFLVVSVEASLRTRNIDAEECAYTLGAGRLTTFWRVTLPEIRGGIAAGAVMCFARALGEFGATITFAGNVQGVTQTMPLAIYLDLQRDDDAAIAMAVGLVVLSILVLVVMRGRWMPALSSPH, encoded by the coding sequence GTGAGTGGCCACCGGCCGAACACCGGGCTCCCGGCACCGATCGCCGGTGTCGGGATCCTGGGTGCGGTGGTGATCGTCGCACCGCTGGTCGCGCTCGCCTGGGCCGCACCGTGGGGCCGGATGTGGTCGCTCCTCACCGCGTCGGACGCCATGGCGGCCCTCGGGCTGTCGATGGGCGCCGGGATTCTGGCGACCGCACTGGCGATCCTGCTCGGAGTGCCGCTCGCGGCGGTGCTGGCCTCCGACGCGATCCGGCCCACCCGGCTGGTGCGCCTGCTGGTGATCGTGCCGATGGTGATGCCGCCGGTCGTCGTCGGCACGGCGCTGCTCACCCTGCTGGGCCGGCGCGGTCTGCTGGGCCGGTATCTCGACGCGTGGTTCGACTGGACCCCGACGTACACCTTCTGGGCGGTGGTGATCGCGCAGCTCGTGGTCGCGATGCCGTTCCTCGTGGTCAGCGTCGAGGCGTCGCTGCGCACCCGCAACATCGACGCCGAGGAATGCGCCTACACCCTCGGCGCCGGCCGGCTCACCACGTTCTGGCGGGTGACCCTGCCGGAGATCCGCGGCGGTATCGCCGCCGGTGCGGTGATGTGCTTCGCCCGCGCGCTCGGGGAATTCGGCGCCACGATCACGTTCGCGGGTAACGTCCAGGGCGTCACCCAGACCATGCCGCTGGCGATCTACCTCGATCTGCAGCGCGACGACGACGCCGCCATCGCGATGGCGGTCGGTCTGGTGGTACTCAGCATCCTGGTGCTGGTCGTGATGCGCGGCCGCTGGATGCCCGCGCTGTCGTCGCCGCACTGA
- the glp gene encoding gephyrin-like molybdotransferase Glp, with amino-acid sequence MNRRPVAEHRAAMADHLAGLAGRTETIPVSSALRRVTARDANAPYALPLFDNSAMDGFAVRAAEITTGRPLPVSGRIFAGDTSRPQLKPGSAMAIMTGAPLPDGADAVIPVEQSAEADGQVTFRAAPTAGDFVRASGTDVGAGDRVVPAGTRLGPRHLGALAASGVRTVTVWRRPAVAVISTGSELIRPGTEPVGGQVFESNSLVLQSLATEHGGQVVFVASAGDDGDFPTVLTAACLDADLVLTSGGISMGEREPVRQTLGGHGWFGPTAMQPGGPQGLATWEGVPVICFPGNPVSVLVSFEVLLRDILRDLAGLPALPRGKARLARQVESIPGKTQFLRGVRTPEGTVLPLGGPGSHLAVTAAHATHLIEIDAVETRVAAGREVTTWPLT; translated from the coding sequence GTGAATCGCAGACCCGTCGCCGAGCATCGCGCCGCGATGGCCGACCATCTGGCCGGCCTCGCCGGCCGCACCGAGACCATCCCCGTCTCCTCGGCATTGCGGCGGGTGACGGCGCGAGATGCCAACGCGCCGTACGCACTTCCCCTGTTCGACAACTCCGCGATGGACGGCTTCGCGGTCCGGGCCGCCGAGATCACCACCGGCCGCCCGCTGCCGGTCAGCGGGCGGATCTTCGCCGGCGACACCTCCCGGCCGCAGCTGAAGCCCGGCTCCGCGATGGCGATCATGACGGGTGCACCGCTCCCGGACGGCGCCGATGCGGTGATCCCGGTGGAGCAGTCGGCCGAGGCCGACGGCCAGGTGACGTTCCGGGCCGCCCCCACCGCCGGTGACTTCGTGCGGGCGTCGGGCACCGACGTCGGCGCCGGGGACCGGGTGGTGCCGGCCGGCACCCGGCTGGGCCCCCGCCATCTCGGGGCGCTGGCGGCCAGCGGCGTGCGCACCGTGACCGTGTGGCGGCGTCCCGCGGTGGCGGTGATCTCCACCGGCAGCGAACTGATCCGGCCGGGCACCGAACCGGTCGGCGGCCAGGTCTTCGAATCCAACTCCCTCGTCCTGCAATCGCTCGCCACCGAGCACGGCGGCCAGGTGGTGTTCGTCGCCTCCGCCGGAGACGACGGCGACTTCCCCACCGTGCTCACCGCCGCCTGCCTCGACGCCGATCTGGTGCTGACCTCGGGCGGCATCTCCATGGGCGAGCGCGAGCCGGTCCGGCAGACCCTCGGCGGGCACGGCTGGTTCGGCCCGACGGCCATGCAGCCCGGCGGTCCACAGGGTCTCGCGACCTGGGAGGGCGTCCCGGTGATCTGCTTCCCGGGCAACCCGGTGAGCGTCCTGGTCTCGTTCGAGGTGCTGCTGCGCGACATCCTGCGCGACCTGGCCGGCTTGCCCGCCCTGCCGCGCGGCAAGGCACGACTGGCCCGCCAGGTCGAGTCCATTCCGGGCAAGACCCAGTTCCTGCGGGGCGTGCGCACCCCCGAAGGCACCGTCCTGCCTCTCGGCGGCCCCGGCAGCCATCTGGCGGTGACCGCCGCGCACGCCACTCATCTCATCGAGATCGACGCGGTCGAGACCCGTGTCGCGGCCGGCCGGGAGGTGACGACGTGGCCGCTGACCTGA
- a CDS encoding type II toxin-antitoxin system Phd/YefM family antitoxin: MTTVTSREFNRDPSSVKRAAAEGPVLITDRGQAAFVLLSIEEYERIRGGERTLVSRLSMDDDLDWEPEPIGVGLRIPEL; encoded by the coding sequence ATGACGACAGTGACGTCGCGCGAGTTCAATCGCGACCCGAGTTCGGTCAAGCGCGCTGCGGCCGAGGGGCCGGTGCTCATCACGGATCGCGGACAGGCTGCATTCGTTCTTCTGTCGATCGAGGAGTACGAACGGATCCGTGGTGGCGAAAGGACGCTGGTCTCACGGCTGAGTATGGATGATGATCTCGATTGGGAACCCGAGCCGATCGGAGTCGGGCTGCGGATTCCCGAGCTGTGA
- a CDS encoding ABC transporter ATP-binding protein: protein MSPLAAIGRFRPEIRAERGRLIYAGILLLAAAASDAVGIFVLSDLVDGALDASTWQQFAGLAAVWLGLTAASSLADYAGALIATAASERTVLRLRTRVFAHLQRLSPVAHRRRGLGDLVVRLSADLEALEHLIASGLLGFVVAVVNIVGLVVTAFLMNPVVAGVALGAAPALWLLSALFSRAQLRVSRAEREANSDIADAITTALAAHETAVAYNQRPREADRLHRHGRRWARARIGETRLEAGFGAVMGGAEVVVTLLVTLTGVWQVRQGHLTVGQLLALTGYLAMLYPKFQQLAELRLTLASTAVSADRIAELLDEDPHLADHPEATAVEVPGTALTMEGVTFRRGPRVVLDDVDLTLEPGRLTVLIGPSGTGKSSLAALLTKLEQPSSGRVLLDGHDLAAVTGDSVREHVTLLPQTPAIVPGTIAENIAYGRRDASPDQIVAAARDSGAHEFISALPAGYDTVLHSEGLELSGGQRQRICIARAILRDTPILVLDEPSAALDDESVDTLVAPLRRLTAGKTTLLITHDPRLTAIADRILRLADGRIRDQSRVSTPSALSTMVPK, encoded by the coding sequence ATGTCTCCCCTGGCCGCCATCGGCCGCTTCCGGCCCGAGATCCGGGCCGAACGCGGCCGGCTGATCTACGCGGGCATCCTGCTGCTCGCCGCCGCCGCGTCCGACGCGGTCGGCATCTTCGTCCTGTCCGACCTGGTCGACGGCGCGCTGGACGCCAGCACCTGGCAGCAGTTCGCCGGGCTCGCCGCCGTCTGGCTGGGGCTGACCGCCGCGTCGTCGCTGGCCGACTACGCCGGCGCGCTGATCGCCACCGCCGCCTCCGAGCGCACAGTCCTGCGCCTGCGCACCCGGGTGTTCGCACACCTGCAACGACTGTCGCCGGTCGCGCACCGCCGGCGCGGTCTCGGTGACCTGGTGGTCCGGCTGTCCGCCGATCTGGAAGCGCTCGAGCATCTCATCGCGTCGGGCCTGCTCGGCTTCGTCGTCGCCGTCGTCAACATCGTCGGGCTGGTGGTCACAGCCTTCCTGATGAATCCGGTCGTGGCCGGTGTCGCCCTCGGCGCAGCTCCCGCGTTGTGGCTGTTGTCCGCGCTGTTCAGCCGGGCGCAGCTCCGCGTCTCGCGGGCCGAGCGAGAGGCCAACAGCGACATCGCCGATGCCATCACCACCGCGCTCGCCGCGCACGAGACCGCCGTCGCCTACAACCAGCGGCCGCGGGAGGCCGATCGGCTGCACCGGCACGGACGACGCTGGGCGCGCGCCCGTATCGGCGAGACCCGGCTGGAGGCCGGCTTCGGCGCCGTGATGGGCGGCGCCGAGGTGGTCGTGACGCTCCTGGTCACGCTGACCGGGGTATGGCAGGTCCGGCAGGGACACCTGACCGTCGGCCAGCTGCTGGCGCTGACCGGCTACCTCGCCATGCTGTACCCGAAATTCCAGCAGCTGGCCGAACTGCGCCTCACCCTCGCCTCCACCGCGGTCAGCGCCGACCGGATCGCCGAACTGCTCGACGAGGACCCGCACCTGGCCGATCATCCCGAGGCGACCGCCGTCGAGGTGCCCGGCACCGCGCTGACGATGGAGGGCGTCACCTTCCGGCGCGGACCGCGCGTCGTGCTCGACGACGTCGACCTGACCCTGGAACCGGGGCGCCTGACCGTCCTGATCGGCCCCAGCGGCACCGGGAAGTCGTCGCTCGCCGCACTGCTGACGAAACTCGAACAGCCGTCGTCCGGCCGGGTCCTGCTCGACGGCCACGATCTCGCCGCCGTCACCGGCGACTCGGTCCGCGAGCACGTGACGCTGCTCCCGCAGACCCCGGCGATCGTTCCGGGGACCATCGCGGAGAACATCGCCTACGGGCGGCGCGACGCGTCGCCGGATCAGATCGTCGCGGCCGCCCGCGACTCCGGTGCGCACGAGTTCATCAGCGCGCTGCCCGCCGGCTACGACACCGTCCTGCACAGCGAGGGACTGGAACTGTCCGGGGGCCAGCGGCAGCGCATCTGTATCGCCCGCGCCATCCTCCGCGACACCCCGATCCTGGTGCTCGACGAGCCCTCGGCCGCGCTCGACGACGAATCGGTCGACACCCTCGTCGCCCCGTTGCGGCGGCTGACGGCGGGCAAGACCACCCTGTTGATCACCCACGACCCGCGCCTCACGGCGATCGCCGACCGGATCCTCCGGCTGGCCGACGGCCGGATCCGGGATCAGTCGAGGGTGAGCACGCCGAGCGCGTTGTCGACGATGGTGCCGAAGTAG
- the modA gene encoding molybdate ABC transporter substrate-binding protein has product MTVAMAATVAVAASATACSSDGGKSADAKTIRVMAAASLVDVMKPLNSAYGDEHDGAKVQLDTGASSALVQKLKSGAKADVLITADTETMDKAVKDGLAKDPVVIATNKLVIVVPKGNPGKVTGLDFFTKEGNRAVICASEVPCGRAAERAIAAIGGTPHPISRAVDVRNALGTVTSGEADAALVYATDAASAGDKVETIEIPNAPVVQYPASALTDAGKDYVDLLTSDKGKKILADAGFGAP; this is encoded by the coding sequence GTGACCGTCGCGATGGCGGCGACGGTGGCCGTGGCGGCTTCGGCGACGGCGTGCAGCTCGGACGGCGGGAAGTCCGCTGACGCCAAGACGATCCGGGTGATGGCCGCGGCGTCGCTGGTCGACGTGATGAAGCCGCTGAACTCGGCGTACGGCGACGAGCACGACGGTGCCAAGGTGCAGCTGGACACCGGCGCGTCGTCGGCGCTGGTGCAGAAGCTCAAGTCCGGCGCCAAGGCGGACGTGCTGATCACCGCCGACACCGAGACGATGGACAAGGCCGTCAAGGACGGACTGGCCAAGGACCCGGTCGTGATCGCCACCAACAAGCTGGTGATCGTGGTGCCGAAGGGCAACCCGGGCAAGGTGACCGGGCTCGACTTCTTCACCAAGGAAGGCAACCGCGCGGTGATCTGCGCCAGCGAGGTTCCGTGCGGCCGCGCCGCGGAGCGGGCGATCGCCGCGATCGGCGGCACGCCGCACCCGATCAGCCGGGCCGTGGACGTGCGCAACGCGCTCGGGACGGTGACCAGCGGTGAGGCCGACGCCGCCCTCGTCTACGCCACCGATGCGGCGTCCGCGGGCGACAAGGTGGAGACCATCGAGATCCCCAACGCGCCGGTGGTGCAGTACCCGGCGTCGGCGCTGACCGATGCGGGTAAGGACTACGTCGACCTGCTGACCTCGGACAAGGGCAAGAAGATCCTGGCCGACGCCGGCTTCGGCGCCCCGTGA
- a CDS encoding uroporphyrinogen-III synthase produces MTSLTGFTVAVTASRRAEEFATLLQRRGARVRSAAAIAIVPLHDDVTLRAVTEDLIADPPDVLIATTGIGFRGWIEAADGWGLAEDLLAALGRARVISRGPKPTGALRAAGLREEWSPESESTAELLAMLTRDDLDGRRVAVQLHGATDEWDPNPGFLDGLVELGGRVIGVPVYRWKMPDDRDALDALITDLAGGRIDAVTFTSAPAVASVLIRAAELGLSGPLRHALTERVVVYCVGPVTAAPLERIGVPSVAPDRMRLGALARLVGEDLPARRPELDVAGHRLGVRADAVVVDGSECEVSATGLALLKALAVRPGEVLSRDTLLELLPAAGDDPHAVEVAIGRLRTALGAREIIATVVKRGYRLAVA; encoded by the coding sequence ATGACCAGCCTGACCGGATTCACGGTCGCCGTCACCGCGTCCCGCCGGGCCGAGGAGTTCGCCACGCTCCTGCAGCGGCGGGGCGCGCGGGTGCGCAGTGCCGCGGCCATCGCGATCGTGCCGCTGCACGACGACGTCACGCTCCGCGCGGTGACCGAAGACCTCATCGCCGACCCGCCGGACGTGCTCATCGCGACCACCGGTATCGGCTTCCGCGGCTGGATCGAGGCCGCCGACGGCTGGGGTCTGGCCGAGGATCTGCTCGCGGCGCTCGGGCGCGCGCGGGTGATCTCGCGCGGCCCCAAGCCGACCGGCGCGCTGCGCGCCGCGGGGCTGCGGGAGGAGTGGTCGCCGGAGTCCGAGTCGACCGCGGAACTGCTCGCCATGCTCACCCGCGACGATCTGGACGGCCGCCGGGTGGCGGTGCAGCTGCACGGCGCGACGGACGAGTGGGATCCCAATCCGGGCTTTCTCGACGGACTCGTCGAGCTCGGCGGCCGGGTGATCGGGGTGCCCGTCTACCGGTGGAAGATGCCCGACGACCGGGACGCGCTCGACGCGCTGATCACCGATCTGGCCGGTGGCCGGATCGACGCGGTGACCTTCACCTCGGCGCCCGCCGTCGCATCGGTGCTGATCCGGGCGGCCGAACTCGGCCTGTCCGGGCCGCTGCGCCACGCGCTGACCGAGCGGGTCGTGGTGTACTGCGTCGGCCCGGTGACGGCCGCGCCGCTGGAGCGGATCGGTGTCCCGAGCGTGGCGCCGGACCGGATGCGCCTCGGTGCGCTCGCGCGGCTGGTCGGGGAGGATCTGCCCGCGCGCCGTCCCGAACTCGATGTCGCCGGGCATCGGCTCGGGGTGCGTGCCGATGCCGTGGTGGTCGACGGATCCGAGTGCGAGGTGTCGGCGACCGGGCTGGCCCTGCTGAAGGCGCTGGCCGTCCGGCCGGGAGAGGTGCTGTCCCGGGACACCCTGCTGGAACTGCTTCCGGCCGCCGGCGACGACCCGCACGCCGTCGAGGTGGCCATCGGCCGGCTTCGCACCGCCCTGGGCGCCCGCGAGATCATCGCGACGGTCGTCAAGCGCGGCTACCGCCTGGCGGTAGCCTGA
- a CDS encoding nitrate/nitrite transporter, protein MPRKRPHTITDWDPEDVAAWDAGGAAIARRNLIWSVVAEHVGFSVWSLWSVMVLFMPSDVYGISLGDKFLIGAVATLTGALLRFPYTMATTRFGGRNWTVFSAFVLLIPVTATIVLLAHPGQPLWMYLVCAALTGLGGGNFASSMTNINAFYPQRLKGWALGLNAGGGNLGVPAVQLLGLLVIAWAGNRQPYWVCAFYLVALVIAGIGAALYMDNLEGPGVDLGAMRAALVNRHTWTVSLLYIGTFGSFIGFSFAFGQMLALSFRDQGQSAAQASLHAAQIAFLGPLLGSISRVYGGKLADRFGGSRVTFAVFLGMIAGAAVLLAGGGSIALCAVGFVLLFVLSGMGNGSVYKIIPSVFDAAARTLPLDEAGRAAYSRSMSGAVIGIAGALGGLGGVGINLVLRQSYASTGAATTAFAVFAAFYAVAALVTWRMYLRAPQGALRRQVDSKVSTAMRVSGSKNSMTS, encoded by the coding sequence ATGCCGCGCAAGCGACCTCACACGATCACCGACTGGGACCCGGAGGATGTCGCCGCCTGGGACGCCGGCGGCGCGGCCATCGCCCGGCGCAATCTGATCTGGTCCGTGGTGGCCGAGCACGTCGGCTTCTCGGTGTGGTCGCTCTGGTCGGTGATGGTGCTGTTCATGCCGTCCGACGTCTACGGCATCTCGCTCGGCGACAAGTTCCTGATCGGCGCCGTCGCCACGCTGACCGGTGCGCTGCTGCGCTTCCCGTACACCATGGCCACCACCCGTTTCGGGGGCCGCAACTGGACGGTGTTCTCGGCGTTCGTGCTGCTGATCCCGGTGACCGCCACCATCGTGCTGCTGGCCCATCCGGGACAGCCGCTGTGGATGTACCTGGTGTGCGCCGCGCTGACCGGTCTCGGCGGCGGCAACTTCGCGTCGTCGATGACCAACATCAACGCGTTCTATCCGCAGCGGCTCAAGGGCTGGGCGCTCGGGCTGAACGCCGGTGGCGGCAATCTGGGCGTGCCCGCGGTGCAGTTGCTCGGTCTGCTGGTGATCGCGTGGGCGGGCAACCGGCAGCCGTACTGGGTGTGCGCGTTCTACCTGGTGGCGCTGGTGATCGCCGGAATCGGTGCGGCACTGTACATGGACAACCTGGAGGGTCCCGGGGTCGATCTCGGCGCGATGCGCGCGGCGCTGGTCAACCGGCACACCTGGACCGTCTCGCTGCTGTACATCGGCACCTTCGGTTCGTTCATCGGCTTCTCGTTCGCCTTCGGCCAGATGCTCGCGCTCTCGTTTCGCGACCAGGGGCAGTCGGCGGCGCAGGCCAGCCTGCACGCCGCGCAGATCGCCTTCCTCGGACCGCTGCTCGGCTCGATCAGCCGCGTCTACGGAGGAAAGCTGGCCGACCGCTTCGGCGGCAGCCGGGTGACCTTCGCGGTGTTCCTCGGCATGATCGCCGGCGCCGCGGTGCTGCTGGCCGGCGGCGGCTCGATCGCGCTGTGCGCGGTGGGCTTCGTGCTCCTGTTCGTGCTCTCCGGCATGGGCAACGGTTCGGTGTACAAGATCATCCCGTCGGTGTTCGACGCCGCCGCGCGCACCCTGCCGCTCGACGAGGCCGGCCGCGCCGCCTATTCCCGCTCGATGTCGGGCGCGGTGATCGGGATCGCCGGTGCCCTCGGCGGTCTCGGCGGCGTCGGGATCAACCTGGTGCTGCGGCAGTCGTACGCGTCGACCGGCGCGGCGACCACCGCGTTCGCCGTGTTCGCGGCCTTCTACGCGGTCGCCGCCCTGGTGACCTGGCGGATGTATCTGCGGGCGCCGCAGGGCGCTCTCCGGCGTCAGGTCGATTCGAAGGTCAGCACCGCGATGCGGGTCTCCGGCTCGAAGAACAGTATGACGTCGTGA
- the moaA gene encoding GTP 3',8-cyclase MoaA — MSIAEVRAGSVLVDALGRRARDLRISLTQACNLRCRYCMPAEGLPIMPRSELLSADEVATLVDVAVDQLGIDELRLTGGEPLLRRDLEVLIAQIRARHPGLPIALTTNGLGLIHRAAGLAAAGLSRINISLDTVDRDLFARITRRDRLPDVIAGIDAARAAGLTPVKINAVALSETLPGAPDLLAWCLDRGLELRFIEAMPLDADGGWTKDAYVTAGQVLESLGTRFALTPIGRVDPGAPAERWCVDGGPGTVGVIASMTRSFCGACDRTRITAEGRVRPCLFSDDEIDLRAILRSGGDAADLAAAWREVTWRKSPGHLPADVLTHPRRSMGAIGG; from the coding sequence GTGTCGATTGCGGAGGTCCGGGCCGGTTCGGTGCTGGTCGACGCTCTCGGCCGCCGCGCCCGTGACCTGCGCATCTCGCTGACCCAGGCCTGCAATCTGCGGTGCCGCTACTGCATGCCGGCCGAGGGGCTGCCGATCATGCCGCGTTCGGAGCTGCTGTCGGCGGACGAGGTCGCGACCCTGGTCGACGTGGCGGTCGACCAGCTCGGCATCGACGAACTCCGGCTCACCGGCGGCGAGCCGCTGCTGCGCCGGGATCTGGAAGTCCTGATCGCGCAGATCCGCGCACGACACCCCGGTCTGCCGATCGCCCTCACCACCAACGGGCTCGGCCTGATCCACCGGGCGGCGGGGCTGGCCGCGGCCGGACTGTCCCGGATCAACATCTCGCTCGACACCGTCGACCGCGATCTGTTCGCCCGGATCACCCGCCGGGACCGGCTGCCCGATGTGATCGCCGGGATCGACGCCGCCCGCGCGGCCGGCCTCACGCCGGTGAAGATCAACGCGGTCGCGCTGAGCGAGACCCTGCCGGGCGCCCCGGACCTGCTCGCCTGGTGTCTCGATCGGGGCCTGGAACTCCGCTTCATCGAGGCCATGCCGCTCGACGCCGACGGCGGCTGGACCAAAGACGCCTACGTGACGGCCGGGCAGGTCCTCGAATCCCTCGGCACGCGTTTCGCGCTGACGCCGATCGGCCGGGTGGACCCGGGTGCTCCCGCCGAACGCTGGTGTGTGGACGGCGGTCCCGGCACCGTCGGGGTGATCGCCTCGATGACCCGGTCGTTCTGCGGGGCCTGCGACCGCACCCGGATCACCGCCGAGGGACGCGTGCGCCCGTGCCTGTTCTCCGACGACGAGATCGATCTGCGCGCGATCCTGCGTTCGGGCGGCGACGCCGCGGACCTGGCCGCCGCCTGGCGGGAGGTCACCTGGCGCAAGTCGCCCGGTCATCTGCCGGCCGACGTGCTGACCCATCCGCGCCGGTCGATGGGGGCCATCGGTGGCTGA